From a region of the Rhipicephalus microplus isolate Deutch F79 chromosome X, USDA_Rmic, whole genome shotgun sequence genome:
- the LOC119175593 gene encoding uncharacterized protein LOC119175593, whose protein sequence is MLLLLDVESAFDGLPHVAVEVALDRLGISGSLRGFVTAFLSGKTFRVRVGGATSQPRVITAGVPQGSVLSPFLFNMALAGLPASLPTDTRFPARCSVYADDVALWVRGPRRSIPAIRRSLQAVLDAVITYLGGIGLKVSATKTEALLIHPLAAARTHVRRLRIGNRSLPWRLVVKYLGLTIDHRLTWIPAAKAAATKVRRVQGAISRLQLCGRGCSTKWALKLNQAAASSVLLYAFPLVSLTPARRRLLEGLHRSALSAILGLSKSSPVAATLAEAGEWPLTLRMLQRALGHTDRLHRATDGRALLERLRSQPGSRMAGLCLLYHQMVLDPPVPVASPPPHHQPPEVHLCLEGATKRRTPAAALQQAASCKLQERLEGWLQVFTDGSAMPDGTAAAACVIPSRAKCRQCRLPFPASSTAAELAGLHLAVDLLAEDIPLEPAAVLCDSKAALQTLANSHRAGLTACLLRAKVRALTDAGVSVSFHWLPSHVGIAGNEKVDTLAKAAHQPGTPYSCAVAARDYSQARLKRLLITVHPDPRVASGRGPKPLPETGLTRGERASLLRLRTGCVWTAARRHAKGLCPSPACSRCGDPETLEHLLCACPGLAQERLRAYTAYRRQGLPVSPLENLLFPSRPHLAALRSLAEFVEESGIAAYR, encoded by the coding sequence atgctgctgctgctggacgtGGAGAGTGCCTTCGACGGACTCCCACACGTGGCGGTCGAGGTGGCCCTGGACCGCCTCGGCATCAGCGGTAGCCTCCGAGGCTTCGTGACCGCCTTCCTGTCCGGGAAGACCTTTCGTGTCCGTGTTGGAGGGGCTACCAGCCAACCCAGGGTCATCACTGCTGGTGTCCCACAGGGTTCAGTACTGAGCCCCTTCCTCTTCAACATGGCACTAGCAGGACTTCCGGCGTCCCTCCCAACAGACACCAGGTTCCCGGCCCGCTGCTCTGTCTACGCAGATGACGTGGCACTCTGGGTCCGGGGACCAAGGCGGTCCATCCCGGCAATCAGGAGATCACTGCAGGCGGTCCTCGATGCAGTGATAACCTACCTCGGAGGCATCGGGCTTAAGGTCTCTGCCACCAAGACTGAGGCCCTGCTAATTCACCCGCTGGCGGCAGCTCGCACCCACGTGAGACGGCTGAGGATTGGCAATCGCAGCCTGCCTTGGAGGTTGGTGGTGAAGTACCTGGGGCTCACCATCGACCACCGACTCACCTGGATCCCGGCTGCCAAGGCTGCTGCCACCAAGGTGCGGCGCGTCCAGGGCGCCATCAGCAGGCTGCAGCTGTGTGGCCGCGGCTGCTCCACCAAGTGGGCCCTCAAGCTCAACCAGGCTGCGGCGTCCTCGGTCCTCCTGTACGCCTTCCCGCTGGTGAGCCTGACACCGGCCAGGAGACGCCTGTTGGAGGGACTCCACAGGAGTGCACTGAGCGCCATCCTGGGGCTTTCCAAAAGCTCGCCGGTGGCAGCGACTCTCGCGGAGGCAGGAGAGTGGCCCCTGACGTTACGTATGCTCCAACGTGCGCTGGGCCACACTGACCGCCTTCACCGCGCCACCGACGGAAGGGCCCTCCTGGAGCGTCTCCGCAGCCAGCCAGGATCACGGATGGCAGGCCTCTGCCTGCTCTACCACCAGATGGTTCTAGATCCGCCAGTCCCGGTTGCCTCTCCACCGCCTCACCACCAACCACCAGAGGTCCACCTCTGCTTGGAAGGGGCAACCAAGCGACGAACGCCTGCGGCCGCACTGCAACAGGCGGCCTCCTGCAAGCTCCAAGAACGACTGGAGGGATGGCTGCAGGTGTTCACGGACGGATCTGCCATGCCAGACGGGACTGCAGCGGCCGCATGCGTAATCCCGTCCAGAGCCAAATGCAGGCAGTGCAGGCTACCCTTCccggcgagctccacggctgcggaACTGGCTGGACTGCATCTCGCGGTAGACCTGTTGGCTGAGGACATCCCCCTTGAGCCGGCCGCGGTCCTGTGTGACAGCAAGGCGGCCCTGCAGACCCTAGCCAACTCCCACCGTGCTGGACTGACGGCCTGCCTCCTGAGAGCCAAGGTTCGCGCCCTCACCGACGCCGGGgtgtccgtctccttccactggctgccctcccaCGTGGGCATCGCTGGAAACGAGAAGGTGGACACCCTCGCCAAGGCTGCCCACCAGCCTGGTACTCCCTACTCCTGTGCCGTGGCGGCCAGGGACTATTCCCAGGCCCGTCTCAAGAGGCTCCTCATCACAGTCCACCCAGACCCGAGGGTGGCCAGCGGGCGAGGACCAAAGCCTCTCCCAGAGACGGGCCTCACCAGGGGAGAACGGGCCTCCCTGTTGCGACTGCGGACTGGCTGTGTGTGGACGgcggcccgccgccacgccaaggGCCTCTGTCCCTCCCCTGCCTGCAGCCGTTGCGGAGACCCAGAGACCCTCGaacacctcctctgtgcctgccctggcTTAGCACAGGAACGCTTGAGGGCCTACACGGCCTACAGGAGACAGGGACTACCCGTCTCCCCCCTGGAAAACCTGCTGTTCCCGTCTCGTCCACATCTAGCAGCACTCCGCAGCCTGGCGGAGTTCGTGGAGGAGTCAGGAATTGCTGCCTACCGCTGA